In a single window of the Mucilaginibacter defluvii genome:
- a CDS encoding GNAT family protein has translation MVKLWGFDNVPAERLQQLADNYNIARNLRDMFPHPYVITDAEEFIQCAIDGSIPHVFGIFNEDEFIGVGGITVKTDIHRNSAEIGYWLGEPYWGKGYATAAVKLLTDYAFNIGLVRVFAGVFAHNKASQRVLEKAGYTLEAVLRSAITKYGEVFDEHLYAIVKR, from the coding sequence ATGGTAAAATTATGGGGCTTTGATAATGTGCCGGCAGAGCGGTTGCAGCAACTTGCTGATAATTACAATATAGCCCGTAACCTGCGGGATATGTTTCCGCACCCTTATGTTATTACTGATGCCGAAGAGTTTATACAATGCGCTATTGATGGCAGCATACCTCATGTGTTCGGTATTTTTAATGAGGATGAATTTATTGGCGTTGGGGGCATAACCGTTAAAACGGATATTCACCGTAATAGCGCAGAGATTGGCTATTGGTTAGGCGAACCCTATTGGGGAAAAGGCTACGCTACCGCAGCGGTAAAGCTGTTGACGGACTATGCCTTTAACATTGGCCTGGTCCGCGTATTTGCTGGTGTCTTCGCGCATAATAAAGCATCGCAGCGGGTGCTTGAAAAGGCAGGCTATACACTTGAGGCAGTGCTGCGATCAGCCATAACCAAATACGGTGAAGTGTTTGATGAGCATTTATACGCGATCGTCAAGCGTTAA